A window of Leptospira hartskeerlii contains these coding sequences:
- a CDS encoding PP2C family protein-serine/threonine phosphatase: MRSSTTIKHYFKDAWPVLIVLNLSILGSLGIGLKFYTLPIRVPIVLILVCCFTLFINFSAFVLFITEKILPREQEFGKIIKRFRRGDSRMQNYVLPLDYVDENYEIRGRCMTYNPIGGDFYNFLKDKEGNYWMGIGDTSGHGYVAGLFSLMIMNQMGHLVHKFETPHEIIDQILEHLEERTNTYPHIHRSLYATFLLMKADSKGNFLHSGIHPSLVLYKSKEDKTYVVSTDGKFLSTVMNSPLKKPKPSQSFKMDRDDILFCFTDGLFEQKNRSIGGYYGENLYKFLETAPKKNIRKLIDDLFSDVVKHTGGRIQDDMSLLVIRKF, encoded by the coding sequence ATGAGAAGTTCCACTACGATCAAACATTATTTTAAAGATGCTTGGCCGGTTTTGATCGTGCTAAATCTTTCCATTTTAGGCAGTTTGGGAATAGGGCTTAAATTTTATACTCTACCAATTAGAGTTCCGATCGTTTTAATCTTAGTATGTTGTTTCACCTTATTCATTAATTTTTCCGCATTCGTTTTGTTTATCACGGAAAAGATCCTACCTAGAGAGCAGGAATTCGGAAAGATCATCAAACGATTCCGTAGAGGGGACAGTAGGATGCAAAACTACGTTCTTCCTTTGGATTATGTGGATGAAAATTACGAGATCCGCGGAAGATGTATGACCTATAACCCGATCGGAGGGGACTTCTATAATTTCTTAAAAGACAAAGAAGGAAATTATTGGATGGGGATAGGAGACACTTCCGGTCACGGATATGTTGCCGGACTCTTCAGCCTAATGATCATGAACCAAATGGGCCATCTGGTTCATAAATTCGAAACTCCACATGAGATCATAGACCAAATATTAGAACATTTGGAAGAAAGAACCAACACTTATCCTCATATTCACCGTAGCTTATACGCAACTTTCCTTTTAATGAAGGCTGATAGTAAGGGGAATTTTCTACATTCAGGAATTCATCCAAGCCTAGTTTTGTATAAGAGTAAAGAAGACAAAACGTATGTGGTTAGCACGGACGGAAAATTCCTTTCTACTGTGATGAATTCACCTCTAAAAAAACCGAAACCTTCTCAAAGTTTTAAGATGGATAGGGACGATATATTGTTCTGTTTCACTGACGGATTATTCGAACAAAAGAACAGAAGTATTGGCGGATACTACGGAGAAAATTTATATAAATTTCTGGAAACAGCTCCTAAGAAGAATATCCGTAAACTCATAGACGATCTATTTTCCGACGTAGTAAAACATACAGGCGGAAGAATACAAGACGACATGAGTCTTCTAGTGATCAGAAAATTTTAA